GATTCCACTGAGATCAATATAGAAGAGACTTTTGTCCAACTTCTACATAGATGCCACCGAAGTTTATATAGACGGGATTTTAGGCCGACTTTGATATAGACGCGGAATCTGTTTCCTGAGTAATTGTCGCTAAATGTCGCTAAATGTCGGTAATTGTCGTGGTCCAACGATGCTccgctgtttttttttttcgaaattttttttattgattttattttcctatttttttcaaataaattgttttcttcttccatattttcttttttttttaaattaaattcaatgtAAATTTcgtgtaaatttttttctgcagatCTGGAATAGTAGCTCATGATGGACCTTCAAACATCTTCTAAATTTCTTCGTAAGTTTACTAGAGAGATTAAAATTACTTTGTTTATTACAGAAAACCAACTAGCTCATCTATTTCAATGCGAACGAGACAGTGCCGATGTTGAAAATAGTGAGGGATGTTTTTCAACTGGAAATGATCCTGCTTTCAAAGATGAACGCCTacgttttgaatttcacaCCGAGCCATTCAACAGACGTTACCTTTTACGGGTCGTAAAAGTACCGCCATAAACCGCCATAAATTGACGGGACTTTTCACTTTA
This is a stretch of genomic DNA from Caenorhabditis elegans chromosome V. It encodes these proteins:
- the C31G12.3 gene encoding Transposase (Predicted) yields the protein MDLQTSSKFLQNQLAHLFQCERDSADVENSEGCFSTGNDPAFKDERLRFEFHTEPFNRRYLLRVVKVPP